A stretch of the Haloplanus aerogenes genome encodes the following:
- a CDS encoding SipW-dependent-type signal peptide-containing protein, translating to MTDETFNLSRRKALAALGSIGVASAGAGLGTSAYFSDQETFENNQLTAGTLDMKVAATEYYSDWSSDEAAYAGMAADAASTDIRLPAGDEQSDAQDIAIDIDGDNYANFFDAISTDADGNPYNRVNGGVAAAAEGLCGTESDADGPVIIDIGDVKPGDFGGAQFAFELCDNPGYVWLTGGLESASENGVTEPEGDDPDEEAGTVELLDEIQVAYGVGPINGDTSAFEDTDSGFQPTNQQSLREFLEMVNSGTGIALEGDTPAEQGGGTGRNCFAGSPETGSAVHQVSVVWWLPIDHGNQVQSDSVTFDLGFYTEQCRHNDGSGNRAMTITTERAFSGSDSQNCNFGSPISLPYGGLGSEQVLSIDLFSDPVEIEIDLAKELVGGQYPDNFGLAFNTNDDDAADDAGDFQVLYTAGSGFSYESPVATGSSPGLPSGIDGTAEGNGRYTIEIDRSLLGTSFAVGGKAGYASETPPSGSGNVVVNFTPEFCFGPDGFDDASTYVDVNLE from the coding sequence ATGACAGACGAGACATTCAACCTCTCCCGTCGGAAGGCGCTCGCTGCCCTCGGCAGTATCGGCGTCGCCTCCGCGGGCGCAGGCCTCGGGACGAGTGCGTACTTCAGCGATCAGGAAACGTTCGAGAACAACCAGCTTACCGCGGGGACGCTGGACATGAAGGTGGCCGCGACGGAGTACTACTCCGACTGGAGTAGCGACGAAGCGGCGTATGCGGGCATGGCCGCCGACGCCGCGTCGACGGACATTCGCCTGCCCGCAGGCGATGAACAGTCCGACGCACAGGACATCGCCATCGATATCGACGGCGACAACTACGCCAACTTCTTCGACGCCATCTCGACGGACGCGGACGGCAACCCGTATAACCGCGTCAACGGCGGCGTGGCGGCCGCGGCGGAGGGACTCTGTGGCACCGAGAGCGACGCGGACGGCCCGGTCATCATCGATATCGGCGACGTGAAGCCCGGCGACTTCGGGGGGGCGCAGTTCGCGTTCGAACTCTGTGACAACCCCGGCTACGTCTGGCTCACCGGGGGACTCGAGAGCGCCAGCGAGAACGGCGTGACCGAACCCGAAGGTGACGACCCCGACGAGGAAGCGGGAACGGTCGAACTCCTCGACGAGATTCAGGTCGCCTACGGCGTCGGGCCGATCAACGGCGACACGTCGGCCTTCGAGGACACCGACTCGGGCTTCCAGCCGACGAACCAGCAGAGCCTCCGCGAGTTCCTGGAGATGGTCAACAGCGGGACCGGCATCGCCCTCGAGGGCGACACGCCCGCAGAACAGGGTGGCGGCACGGGCCGCAACTGTTTCGCTGGCAGTCCGGAGACCGGCTCGGCGGTCCACCAGGTGAGCGTGGTCTGGTGGCTCCCCATCGACCACGGGAATCAGGTGCAGTCCGACTCCGTGACGTTCGATCTGGGCTTCTATACGGAGCAGTGCCGACACAACGACGGCAGCGGCAACCGAGCGATGACCATCACGACCGAACGAGCGTTCAGCGGGAGCGACTCGCAGAACTGCAACTTCGGTAGCCCGATCAGCCTCCCGTACGGTGGTCTCGGGAGCGAACAGGTCCTCAGTATCGACCTGTTCAGCGATCCGGTCGAAATCGAGATCGATCTGGCGAAGGAACTCGTCGGCGGGCAGTACCCCGACAACTTCGGATTGGCGTTCAACACGAACGACGACGACGCTGCCGACGACGCTGGCGACTTCCAGGTGCTCTACACGGCCGGGAGCGGCTTCTCGTACGAGTCGCCGGTCGCGACAGGGTCCTCGCCTGGCCTCCCGAGCGGTATCGACGGCACGGCCGAGGGTAACGGTCGGTACACCATCGAAATCGATCGCAGTCTGCTCGGTACCAGCTTCGCCGTGGGTGGCAAGGCGGGCTACGCGAGCGAGACCCCGCCGAGCGGGAGCGGCAACGTCGTCGTCAACTTCACGCCCGAGTTCTGCTTCGGGCCGGACGGCTTCGACGACGCGAGCACCTACGTCGACGTGAACCTCGAATAA